The Streptomyces sp. NBC_01353 genome contains a region encoding:
- a CDS encoding MerR family transcriptional regulator, with product MRIGEIAALVGVTPRAVRHYHHLGLLPEPVRRANGYREYGIRDAVLLARIRRLTELGLGLDEVRDVLANDEGRELVEVLEELDADLGRQEAVIRERRARLAELLGEARAGRVTAEGPVSTELAGLFADLGEVPASRMAAMDRELLALLDTVAPEEERAKLMSTMRSMAEDPRAVARAHDVYARLDALVDAAPDDPRVAEAAQALADCLPDEVVAQLGGEGLPQGRLTEVFFGDFSPAQTAVVHHALLLVQERAR from the coding sequence ATGCGAATCGGCGAGATCGCCGCGCTCGTCGGGGTCACCCCGCGGGCCGTGCGGCACTACCACCATCTCGGGCTGCTGCCCGAGCCCGTACGGCGGGCCAACGGCTACCGCGAGTACGGCATCCGGGACGCCGTCCTGCTCGCCCGTATCCGGCGGCTGACCGAGCTCGGCCTCGGGCTCGACGAGGTACGGGACGTGCTCGCGAACGACGAGGGGCGGGAGCTGGTGGAGGTACTGGAGGAGCTGGACGCCGACCTCGGGCGGCAGGAGGCGGTGATCCGCGAGCGGCGGGCGCGCCTCGCCGAGCTGCTGGGCGAGGCGCGGGCCGGGCGGGTGACCGCCGAAGGGCCGGTGTCGACGGAGCTGGCCGGCCTGTTCGCGGATCTGGGCGAGGTCCCGGCATCCCGTATGGCCGCGATGGACCGGGAGCTGCTCGCCCTGCTCGACACCGTGGCTCCGGAGGAGGAGCGGGCGAAGCTCATGAGCACGATGCGGAGCATGGCCGAGGATCCGCGGGCCGTCGCGCGCGCCCATGACGTGTACGCCCGGCTCGACGCCCTCGTGGACGCCGCGCCCGACGACCCGCGCGTGGCTGAGGCGGCGCAGGCGCTCGCCGACTGTCTGCCGGACGAGGTGGTGGCGCAGCTCGGCGGGGAGGGCCTGCCGCAGGGGCGACTCACCGAGGTGTTCTTCGGGGACTTCTCCCCCGCCCAGACCGCGGTCGTCCATCACGCTCTGCTCCTGGTCCAGGAGCGGGCCCGATGA
- a CDS encoding MazG-like family protein has product MTDPWNTIDRLTAWISSNHTLRPEQDVVLRVLKLSEEVGEVAQAVIGATGQNPRKGTSHTWQDVEAELCDVIITAMVALRTLTPDASEVFAGHVRRVAERSLPE; this is encoded by the coding sequence ATGACCGACCCGTGGAACACCATCGACCGCCTGACGGCCTGGATCTCCTCGAACCACACCCTCCGGCCCGAACAGGACGTCGTGCTGCGCGTCCTGAAGCTCTCGGAGGAGGTCGGCGAGGTGGCACAGGCCGTCATCGGCGCGACCGGCCAGAACCCGCGCAAGGGGACGAGCCACACCTGGCAGGACGTCGAGGCCGAGCTCTGCGACGTGATCATCACCGCGATGGTGGCCCTGCGGACGCTCACCCCGGACGCGTCCGAGGTCTTCGCGGGTCACGTTCGGCGGGTGGCGGAGCGGTCGCTGCCGGAGTGA
- a CDS encoding nuclear transport factor 2 family protein: MTIPVDRLTDPAVRAFVAALNANDRDAFFAVLTPGATMSDDGSDRNVDEWTDKEIFSSRGHMEIESEKDGGHALVARYRNDTWGEMRTAWRFHVQDGKITRFETGQA; encoded by the coding sequence ATGACGATTCCCGTGGACAGACTCACCGACCCGGCCGTGCGCGCCTTCGTCGCGGCACTCAACGCCAACGACCGCGACGCCTTCTTCGCGGTCCTCACCCCCGGCGCCACCATGTCCGACGACGGCTCCGACCGGAACGTCGACGAGTGGACCGACAAGGAGATCTTCTCCTCGCGCGGCCATATGGAGATCGAGTCCGAGAAGGACGGCGGGCACGCCCTCGTCGCCCGCTACCGCAACGACACCTGGGGTGAGATGCGGACGGCCTGGCGGTTCCACGTGCAGGACGGGAAGATCACCCGCTTCGAGACCGGCCAGGCGTAG
- a CDS encoding SDR family oxidoreductase translates to MSTESRIAVVTGAGSGIGRGVARALAEAGWSVALAGRRREPLEETAASVSSSDVLCVPTDVTSPEAVTALFEAVRDRFGRVDLLFNNAGTFAGGGVPVEELDHETWRSVVDVNLTGAFLCAQAAYRAMKEQSPQGGRIINNGSISAHVPRPHSIAYTATKHAMTGLTKSLSLDGRPYRIACGQIDIGNAATEMTARMQTGILQANGELAVEPVMDAADVAATVVHMAGLPLEANVQFATVMASAMPYIGRG, encoded by the coding sequence ATGAGTACTGAGTCGCGCATCGCAGTGGTGACGGGAGCGGGTTCGGGCATCGGCCGCGGCGTGGCACGGGCCCTGGCCGAGGCGGGCTGGTCGGTGGCGCTGGCGGGCCGCCGGCGGGAACCCCTGGAGGAGACGGCCGCGTCCGTTTCGTCGTCCGACGTCCTGTGCGTACCGACGGACGTGACCTCACCGGAGGCGGTGACGGCCCTCTTCGAGGCGGTACGGGACCGGTTCGGCCGGGTCGACCTGCTCTTCAACAACGCGGGTACGTTCGCGGGCGGCGGCGTCCCGGTCGAGGAGCTGGACCACGAGACCTGGCGCTCGGTCGTCGACGTGAACCTGACGGGCGCCTTCTTGTGCGCCCAGGCGGCCTACCGGGCGATGAAGGAGCAGTCCCCGCAGGGCGGCCGGATCATCAACAACGGCTCGATCTCGGCGCACGTGCCGCGCCCGCACTCGATCGCGTACACGGCGACGAAGCACGCGATGACGGGGCTGACGAAGTCGCTGTCCCTGGACGGGCGCCCGTACCGGATCGCCTGCGGTCAGATCGACATCGGGAACGCGGCGACGGAGATGACGGCGCGGATGCAGACGGGGATTCTGCAGGCCAACGGGGAGCTGGCGGTGGAGCCGGTCATGGACGCGGCGGATGTGGCGGCGACGGTGGTGCACATGGCGGGGCTGCCGCTGGAGGCGAACGTGCAGTTCGCGACGGTGATGGCATCGGCGATGCCGTACATCGGGCGGGGATAG
- a CDS encoding alkaline phosphatase D family protein → MTHTQQREGELRAAARHFDRRRFLTVTGAAAALAFAVNLPAAGAASAAELNPARITENPFTLGVASGDPLPRSVVLWTRLAPRPFEPDSGLPRERVAVHWELAHDERFGRTVRRGKVTAHPEYQHSVHVEIDQLDSDRVYFYRFRAGDWTSPVGRTRTAPAAGARISELTLAAVSCQAYHDGYFTAYGHLAQEDVDVVFHLGDYLYEYAVNATGGARAYTYRRLPAVFNRETITLEDYRLRYALYKSDPDLQAAHAAHPFVVTWDDHETENNYAGEIPENDVPPEEFLLRRAAAYRAYWENQPLRRPQQPEGPDMRLYRRLRFGRLAQFDILDTRQYRSNQAYGDGWQVPGPESEDPSRTMTGATQERWLLDGWHDSRALWNVLPQQVVFAERRNVPTADFKLSMDSWDGYPASRQRLLDGAAAAGVENLMVLTGDVHVGYGLDIKADHRDPASRTLGTEIVATSIASGKDGADRPANYDALTQANPHMKFYNGRRGYVTVALGLDSARADFRTVSAVTTPGAPVVTAGSYVTEAGNPGLKPA, encoded by the coding sequence ATGACACACACTCAGCAGCGCGAAGGCGAACTGCGGGCCGCCGCCCGCCACTTCGACCGACGTCGCTTCCTCACCGTCACCGGGGCCGCCGCCGCGCTCGCCTTCGCGGTCAACCTGCCGGCCGCCGGCGCCGCGAGCGCCGCCGAGCTGAACCCTGCTCGAATCACCGAGAACCCGTTCACCCTGGGGGTGGCATCCGGCGACCCGCTGCCCCGCTCCGTCGTCCTCTGGACACGGCTCGCGCCCCGCCCCTTCGAGCCCGACAGCGGACTGCCCCGCGAGCGCGTCGCCGTCCACTGGGAGCTCGCCCACGACGAGCGCTTCGGCCGTACCGTCCGGCGCGGCAAGGTCACCGCCCATCCCGAGTACCAGCACAGCGTCCATGTCGAGATCGACCAGCTGGACTCGGACCGCGTGTACTTCTACCGGTTCCGCGCCGGCGACTGGACCAGCCCGGTCGGCCGCACCCGGACCGCGCCCGCCGCCGGCGCCCGGATATCCGAGCTCACCCTCGCCGCCGTCTCCTGCCAGGCGTACCACGACGGCTACTTCACCGCGTACGGACATCTCGCCCAGGAGGACGTCGACGTCGTCTTCCACCTCGGCGACTACCTCTACGAGTACGCCGTCAACGCCACCGGCGGCGCCCGCGCCTACACCTACCGGCGCCTGCCCGCCGTCTTCAACCGGGAGACGATCACCCTGGAGGACTACCGGCTGCGGTACGCCCTCTACAAGTCCGACCCCGACCTGCAGGCCGCGCACGCCGCCCACCCCTTCGTCGTCACCTGGGACGACCACGAGACCGAGAACAACTACGCGGGCGAGATTCCCGAGAACGACGTGCCGCCGGAGGAGTTCCTGCTCCGCCGCGCCGCCGCCTACCGCGCCTACTGGGAGAACCAGCCCCTCCGCAGGCCCCAGCAGCCCGAGGGCCCCGACATGCGGCTCTACCGCCGCCTCCGCTTCGGCCGGCTGGCGCAGTTCGACATCCTCGACACCCGCCAGTACCGCTCCAACCAGGCGTACGGCGACGGCTGGCAGGTCCCCGGGCCCGAGTCCGAGGACCCGAGCCGCACCATGACCGGCGCCACGCAGGAGCGGTGGCTGCTCGACGGCTGGCACGACTCGCGCGCGCTGTGGAACGTCCTCCCGCAGCAGGTCGTCTTCGCCGAGCGGCGCAATGTGCCCACCGCCGACTTCAAGCTGTCCATGGACTCCTGGGACGGCTATCCGGCCTCCCGGCAGCGCCTCCTGGACGGCGCGGCGGCGGCCGGGGTCGAGAACCTGATGGTGCTCACCGGCGACGTCCACGTCGGCTACGGCCTCGACATCAAGGCCGACCACCGCGACCCCGCGTCCCGGACCCTCGGCACCGAGATCGTCGCCACCTCCATCGCCAGCGGCAAGGACGGCGCCGACCGGCCCGCCAACTACGACGCCCTCACCCAGGCCAACCCGCACATGAAGTTCTACAACGGGCGGCGCGGCTATGTGACGGTCGCGCTCGGCCTGGACAGCGCCCGCGCCGACTTCCGTACGGTCTCGGCCGTGACGACCCCGGGCGCCCCGGTCGTCACGGCCGGCTCCTACGTCACGGAGGCGGGCAACCCGGGCCTCAAGCCCGCGTGA
- a CDS encoding Gfo/Idh/MocA family oxidoreductase has translation MGTSGKTVRWGVLATGGIAARFTTDLLTMEGAEVVAVASRTEASAKAFADRFGIPRAYGEWEALTSDPDVDVVYVATPHHAHRAAAGLALEAGKAVLCEKAFTLNAGEAEELVALARDRGLFLMEAMWMYCNPLIRRIRELVADGAIGEVRTVQADFGLAGAFAADHRLRDPAVGGGALLDLGVYPVSFAQLLLGEPDSVQAHALLSPEGVDLNTGMLLGWDSGASALLSCSLVADTPLTASVTGSRGRIDVPRGFFFLDRFTLHRAGREPEEFVNEDDPHSLRHEAAEVMRCLRAGETESPLVPLEGSLAVMRTLDAVRDRVGVRYPSELSVTRA, from the coding sequence ATGGGAACGTCCGGGAAGACCGTGCGGTGGGGTGTGCTGGCGACCGGCGGGATCGCCGCCCGGTTCACCACCGATCTGCTGACGATGGAGGGCGCGGAGGTCGTGGCCGTCGCCTCCCGTACGGAGGCGTCGGCGAAGGCCTTCGCCGACCGGTTCGGGATACCGCGGGCGTACGGGGAGTGGGAGGCGCTCACCTCCGACCCCGACGTCGACGTGGTGTACGTGGCGACCCCGCACCACGCGCACCGCGCGGCCGCCGGGCTCGCCCTGGAGGCGGGCAAGGCGGTCCTCTGCGAGAAGGCTTTCACGCTCAACGCGGGCGAGGCAGAGGAGTTGGTCGCCCTCGCACGGGACCGTGGTCTCTTCCTGATGGAGGCCATGTGGATGTACTGCAACCCCCTGATCCGGCGTATCCGGGAGCTGGTCGCGGACGGGGCGATCGGTGAGGTCAGGACCGTGCAGGCGGACTTCGGGCTCGCGGGCGCGTTCGCCGCGGACCACCGGCTGCGGGACCCGGCGGTGGGCGGCGGGGCGCTCCTGGACCTCGGGGTGTACCCCGTCTCGTTCGCGCAGCTGCTGCTCGGCGAGCCCGACTCGGTGCAGGCGCACGCCCTCCTCTCGCCCGAGGGCGTCGACCTGAACACGGGGATGCTTCTGGGCTGGGACTCCGGAGCCTCGGCCCTGCTGTCCTGCTCGCTCGTGGCGGACACCCCGCTGACCGCGTCGGTGACGGGGTCGCGGGGCCGGATCGACGTTCCGCGCGGCTTCTTCTTCCTGGACCGGTTCACGCTGCACCGGGCCGGCCGGGAGCCGGAGGAGTTCGTGAACGAGGACGATCCGCACTCGCTCCGCCATGAGGCGGCGGAGGTCATGCGGTGTCTGCGCGCGGGCGAGACGGAGTCTCCGCTCGTGCCGCTGGAGGGTTCGCTCGCGGTGATGCGGACGCTCGACGCGGTACGGGACCGTGTCGGCGTCCGCTATCCGTCCGAGCTGTCGGTCACGCGGGCTTGA
- a CDS encoding Bcr/CflA family multidrug efflux MFS transporter, whose product MPESGRTSTKDHIVEGPVVAARRAGLLVTLVLGGLTALPPLSMDMYLPALPEVTESLRSPAATVQLTLTACLAGMALGQLVVGPMSDKWGRRRPLLIGMIVYVAATAVCALAPSAELLIAFRLLQGLAGAAGIVIARAVVRDLYDGVDMARFFSTLMLISGVAPIIAPLIGGQILRITDWRGVFHVLTVIGVLLTVVVWKFLAETLPPERRHAGGVGEALRTMRGLLADRVFTGYMLAGGLAFAALFAYISASPFVVQEIYGASPQTFSLLFGLNSIGLVAVGQINGKLLVGRVSLDKALGFGLSVILLASVALVLMTSGLFGKLGLVPIAAGLFVLMSAMGLAMPNTNAQALMRTPHAAGSASALLGTSSFLIGAIASPLVGIAGEATAVPMAVVQLVCAIAALGCFLALCRPWRKAQAQEA is encoded by the coding sequence ATGCCGGAGAGCGGCCGGACCAGCACGAAAGATCACATAGTCGAAGGGCCGGTCGTCGCAGCCCGGCGCGCGGGGCTGCTCGTCACCCTGGTCCTCGGTGGACTCACGGCCCTGCCCCCGCTCTCCATGGACATGTACCTGCCCGCCCTGCCGGAGGTCACGGAGTCGCTGCGCTCGCCCGCCGCGACCGTCCAGCTGACCCTCACCGCCTGCCTCGCCGGCATGGCGCTCGGCCAACTCGTCGTGGGCCCCATGAGCGACAAGTGGGGACGCCGGCGGCCGCTGCTCATCGGCATGATCGTGTACGTCGCCGCCACCGCGGTCTGCGCGCTCGCGCCCTCCGCCGAACTCCTCATCGCCTTCCGGCTGCTCCAGGGCCTGGCGGGCGCGGCCGGCATCGTCATCGCCCGAGCCGTCGTCCGTGACCTGTACGACGGCGTCGACATGGCGCGGTTCTTCTCCACCCTGATGCTGATCTCCGGCGTCGCCCCGATCATCGCCCCGCTCATCGGCGGCCAGATCCTGCGGATCACCGACTGGCGCGGCGTCTTCCACGTCCTCACCGTCATCGGCGTCCTGCTCACCGTGGTGGTGTGGAAGTTCCTCGCCGAGACCCTGCCGCCCGAGCGGCGGCACGCGGGCGGGGTCGGCGAGGCGCTGCGGACCATGCGCGGGCTGCTCGCGGACCGGGTCTTCACCGGCTACATGCTGGCCGGCGGGCTCGCCTTCGCCGCGCTCTTCGCGTACATCTCGGCGTCCCCGTTCGTCGTGCAGGAGATCTACGGCGCGTCCCCGCAGACCTTCAGCCTCCTCTTCGGCCTCAACTCCATCGGGCTCGTCGCCGTCGGCCAGATCAACGGCAAGCTGCTCGTCGGACGCGTCAGCCTGGACAAGGCGCTGGGCTTCGGGCTGAGCGTGATCCTGCTCGCCTCGGTGGCGCTGGTGCTCATGACGAGCGGCCTGTTCGGGAAGCTGGGTCTCGTCCCGATCGCCGCCGGTCTGTTCGTCCTGATGTCGGCGATGGGTCTGGCGATGCCGAACACCAACGCGCAGGCGTTGATGCGAACCCCGCACGCTGCGGGCTCCGCGTCGGCGCTGCTCGGCACCTCGTCCTTCCTGATCGGCGCGATCGCGTCGCCGCTCGTGGGCATCGCGGGGGAGGCGACGGCGGTCCCGATGGCGGTGGTGCAACTGGTGTGCGCGATCGCGGCACTCGGCTGCTTCCTCGCGCTGTGCCGCCCATGGAGGAAGGCGCAGGCGCAGGAGGCCTGA
- a CDS encoding small ribosomal subunit Rsm22 family protein, whose protein sequence is MNASPSLASGDTLRVALAGLLDGLPPRQAAQAVDRLIATYRGTTPTDAPVLRDRSDVAAYAAYRMPATFEAVRAALDALRDAAPAWEPATHTDIGGGTGAASWAVAEAWDSPTSTTVLDWAEPALALGRELAAGVFEAEWRRARISGALKLDETDLVTVSYVLKELTEADRRAVVTEAARVAQAVVIVEPGTPDGYERIIAARTLLVEAGLTVAAPCPHSGACPIEPGADWCHFAARVSRSSLHRQVKGGSLPYEDEKFSYVAATRFPVTPTVSRVTRKPQIRKGQVLLELCGAEETGLTRETVTKRHGTLYKAARDAEWGDAWPPE, encoded by the coding sequence GTGAACGCCTCTCCCTCCCTCGCCTCCGGTGACACGTTGCGCGTCGCCCTCGCCGGGCTTCTCGACGGGCTGCCGCCGCGCCAGGCGGCCCAGGCCGTCGACCGGCTGATCGCCACATACCGGGGGACCACCCCGACCGACGCCCCCGTGCTGCGCGACCGCTCCGACGTCGCCGCGTACGCCGCGTACCGGATGCCGGCGACCTTCGAGGCGGTACGGGCGGCTCTCGACGCGCTGCGGGACGCGGCGCCCGCGTGGGAGCCGGCGACGCACACCGACATCGGCGGCGGCACAGGCGCGGCGAGCTGGGCGGTCGCCGAGGCGTGGGACAGCCCCACGAGCACGACGGTCCTGGACTGGGCGGAGCCGGCGCTCGCGCTCGGCCGGGAGCTGGCGGCCGGCGTGTTCGAGGCGGAGTGGCGGCGGGCCCGCATCAGCGGCGCGCTCAAGCTCGACGAGACGGACCTCGTCACGGTCTCGTACGTCCTGAAGGAGCTCACCGAGGCCGACCGTCGGGCGGTCGTCACCGAGGCCGCGCGCGTGGCGCAGGCCGTCGTGATCGTCGAGCCCGGCACCCCCGACGGCTACGAGCGGATCATCGCGGCCCGCACGCTCCTCGTCGAGGCGGGGCTCACCGTGGCCGCGCCGTGCCCGCACAGCGGGGCGTGCCCGATCGAGCCGGGCGCGGACTGGTGCCACTTCGCCGCCCGGGTGAGCAGGTCGTCCCTGCACCGGCAGGTGAAGGGCGGCTCGCTGCCGTACGAGGACGAGAAGTTCAGCTACGTCGCGGCGACCAGGTTCCCCGTGACGCCGACGGTGTCCCGGGTGACCCGTAAGCCCCAGATCCGCAAGGGCCAGGTCCTGCTGGAGCTCTGCGGCGCGGAGGAGACGGGCCTCACGCGCGAGACGGTCACCAAGCGCCACGGGACCCTCTACAAGGCCGCGAGGGACGCGGAGTGGGGCGACGCCTGGCCCCCGGAGTAG
- a CDS encoding amidinotransferase has translation MCPPTHFKVTYSINPWMDPTKPVDLPLALAQWEDLQARYVSLGHTVELLDPDPGLPDMVFAANGATVVDGRVLGAKFAHPERTDEAAAHRDWFRRNGYPEVWVPEHVNEGEGDFAVTASWILAGRGFRSSPLAHHEAQEFFGRPVIGLELVDPRYYHLDTALCVLDAEGDEVMYYPDAFSPGSRAVLARLFPDALLATDVDAAALGLNAVSDGRHVLLPQAAVGLFAPLRERGFEPLGMDLSELLKGGGSVKCCTQELRS, from the coding sequence ATGTGCCCACCCACGCACTTCAAGGTGACGTACTCCATCAACCCCTGGATGGACCCCACGAAACCGGTCGACCTGCCGCTCGCCCTCGCACAGTGGGAGGACCTGCAGGCCCGCTACGTCTCGCTCGGCCACACCGTCGAACTCCTCGACCCGGACCCCGGCCTGCCGGACATGGTCTTCGCCGCGAACGGCGCGACCGTGGTGGACGGGCGGGTGCTGGGCGCGAAGTTCGCCCATCCGGAACGTACGGACGAGGCGGCGGCGCATCGGGACTGGTTCCGCAGGAACGGTTACCCGGAGGTATGGGTGCCGGAGCACGTGAACGAGGGCGAGGGCGACTTCGCGGTGACCGCGTCGTGGATCCTGGCCGGCCGGGGCTTCCGCTCCAGCCCACTCGCGCACCACGAGGCACAGGAGTTCTTCGGGCGCCCGGTCATCGGCCTGGAGCTGGTCGACCCGCGCTACTACCACCTGGACACGGCGCTGTGCGTCCTGGACGCGGAGGGCGACGAGGTCATGTACTACCCCGACGCCTTCTCCCCCGGGAGCCGGGCGGTCCTCGCCCGGCTCTTCCCCGACGCACTGCTGGCGACGGACGTCGACGCGGCGGCGCTGGGTCTCAACGCGGTGAGCGACGGCCGCCACGTGCTGCTGCCGCAGGCGGCGGTGGGGCTCTTCGCCCCGCTGCGTGAGCGGGGCTTCGAGCCGCTGGGGATGGACCTGTCGGAACTCCTCAAGGGCGGCGGCAGCGTGAAGTGCTGCACGCAGGAGCTGCGCTCCTGA
- a CDS encoding TetR/AcrR family transcriptional regulator: MSDTKAPDASRRSERSRRAIFDAALALVSEAGYTKTTIEGIAARAGVGKQTIYRWWPSKAAVLLDAFLDLAAQANEALGGDAESEIPDTGDLAADLKYVLRATVDELNNPTYDAPSRALAAEGIVNAELGTQFVERLLEPQLQHYVRRIEAAQAAGDIDPAVDPRIALELLVGPLNHRWLHRTLPLTHAYADTLVDYALRGLAPRA, translated from the coding sequence ATGTCCGACACCAAGGCCCCCGATGCCTCCCGCCGCAGCGAACGCTCCCGCCGCGCCATCTTCGACGCCGCCCTCGCCCTCGTCTCCGAGGCCGGCTACACCAAGACCACCATCGAGGGCATCGCCGCCCGCGCCGGCGTCGGCAAGCAGACCATCTACCGCTGGTGGCCCTCCAAGGCCGCCGTCCTGCTCGACGCCTTCCTCGACCTCGCCGCCCAGGCCAACGAGGCCCTCGGCGGCGACGCCGAGAGTGAGATCCCCGACACCGGCGACCTCGCCGCCGACCTGAAGTACGTGCTCCGCGCCACCGTCGACGAGCTGAACAACCCCACGTACGACGCCCCCTCCCGCGCCCTCGCCGCCGAGGGCATCGTCAACGCCGAACTCGGCACCCAGTTCGTGGAGCGGCTCCTGGAACCTCAGCTCCAGCACTACGTACGCCGCATCGAGGCCGCCCAGGCCGCCGGGGACATCGACCCCGCCGTCGACCCGCGCATCGCCCTCGAACTCCTCGTCGGCCCCCTGAACCACCGCTGGCTGCACCGCACGCTGCCGCTCACCCACGCCTACGCCGACACCCTCGTCGACTACGCGCTGCGCGGGCTCGCGCCCAGGGCGTAA
- a CDS encoding bifunctional DNA primase/polymerase produces the protein MGDGIGRYRGTESKLAQWLRRRPKRTAADDENHRVKLLLDAAAAGLPLAPAAYPVGYRCSCERIGCPTPARHPVSFAWQTQSTTDRAQIERWALGEPEANFITATGMVHDVLDVPLEAGRAALERLLAQGIDVGPVAESAESAGDGGRMLFFTATRGTPEDEDEWWPCELDCHPETMDEHPGLRWHCRGSYVLVPPARLIGDEDEQPALAWVRGPEHALPDPLNLLETLTDACARHAAEQGEQHTGHEVAWPLGRR, from the coding sequence ATGGGCGACGGTATCGGCCGCTACCGCGGCACGGAGAGCAAACTCGCGCAGTGGCTGCGCAGGCGTCCCAAGCGCACAGCGGCGGACGACGAGAACCACCGTGTGAAGCTGCTCCTGGACGCCGCTGCCGCAGGCCTGCCCCTCGCCCCCGCCGCGTACCCCGTCGGATACCGCTGTTCCTGTGAACGCATCGGCTGTCCGACCCCGGCCCGGCACCCTGTCTCCTTCGCCTGGCAGACCCAGTCGACCACCGACCGCGCCCAGATCGAGCGCTGGGCACTGGGCGAGCCCGAGGCGAACTTCATCACCGCCACCGGCATGGTCCACGACGTCCTCGACGTCCCCCTGGAGGCCGGCCGCGCCGCCCTGGAGCGACTGCTCGCCCAGGGCATCGACGTCGGGCCCGTCGCCGAATCCGCCGAGAGCGCGGGGGACGGCGGCCGGATGCTCTTCTTCACCGCCACCCGCGGCACCCCTGAGGACGAGGACGAGTGGTGGCCGTGCGAGCTGGACTGCCATCCCGAGACCATGGACGAGCATCCGGGGCTGCGCTGGCACTGCCGCGGCAGCTACGTCCTCGTACCGCCGGCCCGGCTCATCGGTGACGAGGACGAGCAGCCGGCTCTCGCCTGGGTCCGCGGCCCCGAGCACGCCCTGCCCGACCCGCTGAACCTTCTGGAGACCCTCACCGACGCCTGCGCCCGGCACGCCGCCGAGCAGGGTGAGCAGCACACCGGGCACGAGGTGGCCTGGCCGCTCGGCCGCCGCTGA